One Candidatus Bathyarchaeota archaeon DNA window includes the following coding sequences:
- a CDS encoding NAD+ synthase has protein sequence MFGTESLNIDPIEISSKITKFISYQVHKSGLNGAIIAVSGGIDSALTLSYLAKALGPKRVHAITMPERDITSERDITDVIHLTQLYDVTCDIVDITPILDSISKTLPYHNKCDKLSTGNIRPRIRMLISYHYANTLRMMVVGSSNKTELLTGYFTKYGDGGVDLMPFGDLFKGQIKQLAKYMGIPPKIINKTPSAGLWPGQSDEKEMGATYDTIDMILLDYKNGYTSQDISLRTGADLEVVKSILNRVKTNEHKRHLPLILRLSSLT, from the coding sequence ATGTTTGGTACTGAATCCCTAAATATAGACCCTATAGAAATTTCGTCTAAAATTACCAAGTTTATTTCATATCAAGTACATAAATCCGGATTAAATGGAGCTATAATCGCAGTAAGTGGCGGAATTGATTCAGCACTTACACTTTCCTATTTAGCAAAAGCCTTAGGACCTAAACGTGTACATGCAATTACTATGCCTGAACGTGACATCACATCTGAACGTGATATCACGGATGTGATTCATCTTACGCAACTTTATGATGTAACATGTGACATCGTAGATATCACGCCTATCCTAGACTCCATAAGTAAAACCCTTCCTTATCACAATAAATGTGATAAATTATCTACAGGCAATATTAGACCACGGATTCGGATGTTAATTTCCTACCATTACGCAAATACCCTAAGAATGATGGTTGTTGGAAGTTCTAATAAAACAGAGCTTTTGACCGGTTATTTTACAAAATATGGGGATGGGGGGGTTGATTTGATGCCTTTTGGAGACCTTTTTAAGGGTCAGATAAAGCAACTAGCGAAATACATGGGAATACCCCCCAAGATCATAAATAAAACCCCAAGTGCTGGACTTTGGCCTGGGCAGTCTGATGAAAAAGAAATGGGAGCAACCTATGATACCATCGATATGATCTTGTTAGACTATAAGAACGGCTATACCTCGCAAGATATTTCCTTACGAACTGGTGCGGATTTAGAAGTAGTTAAGAGTATTCTTAACCGGGTAAAAACAAATGAGCATAAGCGTCATCTCCCGTTAATCTTAAGACTATCTTCCCTCACCTGA
- a CDS encoding MarR family transcriptional regulator codes for MELFFATLMLFTVTFFASFIYYQKIRLAHEEYTKSKLIVKGITNGYNKQVSRLSKAISGMKGEASETYDVALQALNMSRKAIAASISGEAERKILTNMFEDTKNTINDLRKEVQVISKRPVSMLPASIDAPIPLQQKDVLDQLTPTEFEVLILIDELAEGSVPEIRKRIKKTREHTARVLKKLFDKGFIDRNSNSMPYRYYLRKEIMELVKNYNSRNEMNL; via the coding sequence ATGGAATTATTTTTTGCAACCTTAATGCTTTTTACAGTAACTTTTTTTGCATCTTTTATTTATTATCAAAAGATCCGTCTAGCTCATGAGGAATATACTAAATCTAAATTAATAGTAAAAGGAATAACTAACGGCTACAATAAGCAGGTCTCTAGGTTAAGTAAAGCTATTTCTGGTATGAAGGGCGAAGCATCAGAAACTTATGATGTAGCTCTTCAAGCCTTAAACATGAGCAGGAAGGCCATAGCGGCTTCTATATCAGGCGAAGCTGAAAGAAAAATCTTAACTAATATGTTCGAAGATACGAAAAATACAATAAATGACCTTAGAAAAGAGGTTCAGGTGATTTCGAAAAGACCAGTATCTATGTTGCCGGCTTCAATAGATGCGCCCATACCCCTTCAACAGAAGGATGTCCTAGATCAACTTACCCCAACGGAATTTGAAGTGCTTATTTTAATTGATGAATTGGCGGAGGGGTCTGTTCCGGAGATCCGCAAAAGAATCAAAAAGACCCGAGAACATACTGCAAGAGTTTTAAAGAAATTATTTGATAAAGGTTTCATTGACAGGAATAGCAATAGCATGCCCTACAGATATTACCTTAGGAAAGAAATAATGGAGCTTGTAAAAAATTATAATTCTCGAAACGAGATGAACCTTTAA
- a CDS encoding cupin domain-containing protein, with amino-acid sequence MMELIGDGERMTFIRITSQPGVTFPNHSHHHEQIGTCIEGKGILSCGEIELEVKPGHSWVVSPNEIHKFVTGDELTIIYESWSPPREDYRELAKMI; translated from the coding sequence ATGATGGAACTAATAGGTGATGGTGAGCGAATGACCTTTATCCGGATCACATCCCAACCAGGCGTAACCTTTCCAAATCATTCCCATCATCACGAACAGATAGGAACCTGTATAGAAGGAAAAGGGATTCTTTCATGTGGCGAGATAGAGTTAGAAGTCAAGCCAGGGCATTCATGGGTTGTATCGCCAAACGAAATACACAAATTTGTAACCGGAGATGAACTAACAATCATTTACGAGTCATGGAGCCCACCACGGGAGGATTACCGCGAGCTCGCGAAAATGATTTAA
- a CDS encoding metallophosphoesterase yields the protein MSENLRKVLEDIIKAGYQLTADGFEYLKTLEGESLGESVQGALTHASNTSPEITILDKAFLQDVYKKDERIPKAFTFASRTPRTKPLAAEYDELIRLPENIPGEPEGNINGYLELFRNRFSKLERILRHRIDVRDAVSIKSALKMPLKSKLKVIGIVTTRRSRGHRLFLDIEDREDSITVMATDSEVVRKGLSILQDQVLCIDAIKYRQDLLVAKDFIWPDIPSKPPNRSKEPLCAAFLSDIHIGSIHFNKELFDRFTRWMNLELGSLQSKKLAGRVKYVIIAGDLVDGIGVYPNQIRELEITDIREQYKIAGMLLQELPEYVEIIIIPGNHDAVRKSLPQDPLSREYAEVLDENARIHLYGNPSRLQLHNVETFISHGKALDEILAHAPGLEFQKPVEGMELLLRCRHVAPTYGSSTPIAPEREDRLVISTTPDIFHMGHIHIFGTKKYKGSTLIASASWQNQTPFQVRVNLTPTIGVAPIVDLQTHKVIPIDFKKFG from the coding sequence GTGTCTGAAAATTTGAGGAAAGTCCTTGAAGATATCATAAAGGCTGGTTACCAGCTTACAGCAGACGGGTTTGAGTATCTCAAGACCTTAGAAGGCGAGAGCCTCGGGGAAAGTGTTCAAGGCGCACTTACCCACGCTTCTAATACTTCACCAGAAATAACGATTCTAGACAAGGCCTTTCTTCAGGATGTCTACAAGAAAGATGAGAGGATCCCCAAAGCCTTCACATTTGCTTCCCGCACCCCCCGGACCAAACCCCTAGCTGCTGAATACGACGAACTGATACGTTTACCCGAGAATATTCCGGGGGAACCCGAAGGTAACATTAACGGATACTTAGAGCTTTTCCGGAATCGTTTCAGTAAGTTGGAGCGTATCCTCCGTCACCGGATTGATGTCAGAGACGCAGTCTCCATTAAAAGCGCGTTAAAAATGCCCCTCAAGTCAAAGTTGAAGGTTATCGGCATTGTAACAACAAGGAGGTCTAGAGGTCATCGTTTATTTTTAGACATCGAGGATCGGGAGGATTCAATCACCGTGATGGCGACAGACAGCGAAGTGGTTCGAAAAGGGCTTTCTATCCTCCAGGATCAGGTTCTTTGTATAGATGCTATTAAGTACCGTCAGGACCTCCTCGTCGCTAAAGACTTTATCTGGCCGGATATTCCAAGTAAACCCCCAAACAGATCAAAAGAGCCTTTATGTGCCGCGTTTCTATCGGACATCCATATTGGTAGCATCCACTTCAATAAAGAGCTCTTTGATCGTTTCACCCGTTGGATGAATCTCGAATTAGGTTCTCTGCAGTCCAAGAAGCTCGCAGGCCGGGTAAAATACGTAATTATCGCCGGGGACCTCGTAGATGGCATCGGGGTTTATCCAAACCAAATAAGGGAACTCGAGATCACAGATATACGGGAGCAATACAAGATCGCAGGGATGCTTCTTCAGGAACTCCCTGAATATGTTGAGATCATCATTATTCCAGGCAACCACGACGCAGTCAGGAAGAGTTTACCCCAGGATCCACTCTCCCGGGAATACGCTGAGGTCTTAGACGAGAACGCAAGGATTCACCTCTACGGGAATCCAAGTCGTCTCCAACTTCATAACGTTGAGACGTTCATAAGTCACGGAAAGGCCCTTGACGAGATCTTGGCACATGCCCCCGGTCTCGAATTTCAAAAACCGGTAGAAGGCATGGAACTTCTCCTTCGTTGCAGACACGTAGCCCCCACCTACGGTAGTTCGACACCTATCGCCCCGGAGAGGGAGGACCGATTAGTGATATCAACTACCCCCGATATCTTCCATATGGGGCATATCCACATTTTTGGAACCAAGAAATATAAAGGATCAACCTTAATTGCCTCTGCATCTTGGCAGAATCAAACACCCTTCCAGGTACGGGTCAACCTTACACCAACGATCGGAGTCGCTCCAATTGTAGACCTCCAGACCCATAAAGTTATACCCATTGACTTCAAGAAATTTGGGTAG